A DNA window from Ictalurus punctatus breed USDA103 chromosome 11, Coco_2.0, whole genome shotgun sequence contains the following coding sequences:
- the arfrp1 gene encoding ADP-ribosylation factor-related protein 1 (The RefSeq protein has 1 substitution compared to this genomic sequence), whose product MYTLLSGLYKYMFQKEEYCVLILGLDNAGKTTFLEQTKTKFCKNYKGMSLSKITTTVGLNIGTIDVGKARLMFWDLGGQDELQSLWDKYYAESHGVIYVIDSTDEERLAESKDAFEKMISSEALEGVLLLVLANKQDVENCLSVPDIKTAFSDCAPKIGKRDCLVQPCTALTGQGVNEGIEWMVKCVVRNIHRPPRQKDIT is encoded by the exons ATGTACACCTTGTTGTCAGGTCTTTACAAGTACATGTTTCAAAAAGAAGAGTATTGCGTTTTGATTCTTGGGCTCGATAATGCTGGCAAAACG ACATTTCTGGAGCAAACCAAAACGAAATTTTGCAAGAACTACAAAGGAATGAGCCTTTCCAAAATCACCACCACTGTCGGTTTGAATA TTGGCACTATAGATGTGGGGAAAGCACGCCTGATGTTTTGGGATCTTGGAGGACAAGACGAATTGCAGTCACTGTGGGACAAA TACTATGCAGAATCTCATGGTGTTATCTATGTAATTGACTCCACCGATGAAGAGCGTCTGGCTGAGTCTAAGGATGCCTTTG AGAAGATGATTAGTAGTGAGGCTCTTGAAGGGGTTCCACTTCTGGTGCTTGCAAATAAACAAGACGTAGAG aATTGCTTGTCTGTACCTGACATTAAGACAGCATTCAGTGACTGTGCACCCAAAATTGGTAAACGGGACTGTCTGGTCCAGCCTTGCACTGCTCTGACAGG tcaGGGGGTGAACGAAGGGATTGAGTGGATGGTGAAGTGTGTGGTTCGGAACATTCATCGTCCACCTCGACAAAAAGACATTACATaa